The Neisseria animaloris genome segment GCCGAGAAAGCCGAGCGAAAGCGCGAGTGCGGCTAAGAGCAGGGTGGCGGCCAGCACCCAGCGGTTGCGCAGGCTGTCGCGGACTTCTTTTCCGGTAATAATCCAAACAGGGTTCATGGTTTTCCTTGTTTTCCGATATTGAGGCAGGCCGTCTGAACAGGCGGCGGGCCGTGATGTTTGTTTTCAGACGGCCTATACGTCTTCCCGTTTTAAAAATTCGGCATACATATCATCCAAAGTGGGCGTATGCATGTCGATTTGTCCGATGTTGGCCATGTCGCCCAATTCGAGCAGCAGGGCGGCTTTTTCTTCTACGCCGCATTGCGCGGTGTAGTTGAGGCCGTCTGAACACCGCCAGCGGGCAGGCAGGGCGGCAGGCCGTTTCAAGCGCACGCTGACGGTGGCGGGCAGGCCGCTTTGGCGTTGCAGCTCGCCCATGCTGCCGTCGGCGACTTTGCTGCCGTTTTTCATCACGACGATGCGGTCGGCATGGCCGTTCAATTCGCTCAGGGCGTGGGTACTGAGCAGCACGGTTGCGCCCCCGGTGCTCAGTTCGCGCACGATTTCGTAAAACATCTGCCTTGATGCCGGGTCGAGACCGGTGGTGGGCTCGTCGAACAGCAATACTTTCGGCATACCGAGCAAAGCCTGCGCCAACGCCAGCCGCTGCCGCATCCCTTTGGAATAAGTGCCGACGCGTCTTCCGGCGGCTTGGGCGATGCCGACGCGCTCCAGCAATTCGATATTCCGGCTTAACGGCTGCTTTTTCAGCTTGGCGTAGAAATCCATCGTTTCTTTGCCGGTAAGCGACGGATGCAGTGCAACGGTTTCGGGCAGATAGCCGATTTGGCGGCGGATTTCGGCGGCATGCTTGCCGGAAACGTTTTCCCCCAGCAGCATCACCGAACCTCCGTCGGGCGTAATCAGGCCGAGTATCAGCTTGATTACGGTGGATTTGCCTGCGCCGTTGTGTCCGGCCAAGCCGACGCATTCACCCGCTTGCAGGGTTAAATCGATGTTTTGGACGGCAAACCGGTTGCCGTATTGTTTGCTCACTGCGTTTAAAACAACGTGCGGCGTGCTCATCGCATCTCCTTGTGTGCGGTCGGTTTTTCAGACGGCCTTGTTTTTGATGTTGCCGTATTTTTTTAACGTTTCACTCTGCGGCGGTGTCATCAGCGGCCTGCTGTCGGTTACGCCGCCGGGCAGAATGGCGGGGAACTGCGATTGCGCCCATTTCACGATGCTTACCGCGGGGCTGTTCATCAACAGCCTTGCCACGGGCGCGCGCCAGACGATTTGGTCGATGATGCCGTTGGGGCGGTAGGCGGTGTCGGCGATGCCGTCGCCGTCGAGATCGAAGGCGCTGTTGTCGCTCCAATAATTGCCGCGCCCGTTATCCGTCCAGTCGATATGGCGGGTGCCGACATATTTCACTTGGCTTTGGTTGTCGACGAACGAATTGCCGTAAAACCGGTTGCCTTCCGCCGCAGCGGTAAAGTGGATGCCCATTTTGCAGCCCTCGAAACGGTTGCCGCTGATTTGGTTGTAGTTGGCGTTGTAGATAAACACGCATTTGTCGGCCTTGTCGATCACATTGCCGCTGATTTCGGAATGGTTGGCGTAATTGAGCATCAAGCCTTGGTCGCGGCTGTTGACGGCGATGTTGTCTTTCACTTTCAGCCGCTCGGAAAACATGATGGCGTAGCCTATGCTGTTGCCGTCTGAAAAATTGCCGCTGACTTCGCTGTCGTTGGTATACATATAGTGAACGGCGTAGCGGAGTTTGCTGAAACGGTTGTTTTTAAATTCGTTTTTGGTGCTGGCGTTGGAATAGATACCGTCGCGGCCTTCGGAAATATCGTTGCCGACAACTTTCGACCCGGGCGCGTTCCACACCGTTACGCCGTTGCCACGCTCGTTCAGGCGCAATTCGGTGTCGCCGACGATTTTGTTTTCCCGCACCAAGGCATCATTCGCCCCCCAGATGTACACGCCGACCGAGTTTTCAAAAATATTGTTGTGTTCGACCAAGGCGCGGGCGGCGGATTTGTCGAGAAAAATACCGGCATCCATTGCGGGCAGGCTCAAACCCGAATGGGTAACGGTAAGGTTGCGGACGGTAACGTCGGGAGAGTGCACCGACAGGGTGCGGCCCGTGCGGTCGCCTTTGATTCGGGCCGACCGGTCTTGCGGGCCTTCCAGCGTCAGCGGTTTGTCGATCACGATTTTGCCGCGGTATCCGCCCGCAGCCAGTTTCAGCACGTCTCCCGCCTGTGCGTTGTTGATAACCTGCTGCAAATCGGCACCGGCGGCCACGTTCACTACGGCGGCAGAGGCCGTCTGAAACAGCCCGCAGGCCGTTATCAGCAAAACGGTTTTGGGAAAAGGCGGAGTAAAGGCGGTAGTGTGCATGGCTTTATCATCGGTTACGGTTTTTCAGACGGCCTCTTGCGGTTGGCGTTTCAGTGCGGCGGCCGTGGTTTGCGGCGGTTTTTCACAGCAAAACGGCCTGTGCCGAGCGGTTTCGCTGTAAAGGCCGTCTGAAACAGGCGGGCGGCTCGTTTCAGACGGCCTCTTGCCGTTATTTGGGTTTGACAATCATCTGGCCCGACATTTCCATGTGCAGGGCATGGCAGAACCATTGGCAGTAATACCAGAAAACGCCCGCTTTATTGGCGGTGAACGTTACGGAAGAGGTGGCCTGCGGCGAAATTTCCATCGC includes the following:
- a CDS encoding nitrous oxide reductase family maturation protein NosD encodes the protein MHTTAFTPPFPKTVLLITACGLFQTASAAVVNVAAGADLQQVINNAQAGDVLKLAAGGYRGKIVIDKPLTLEGPQDRSARIKGDRTGRTLSVHSPDVTVRNLTVTHSGLSLPAMDAGIFLDKSAARALVEHNNIFENSVGVYIWGANDALVRENKIVGDTELRLNERGNGVTVWNAPGSKVVGNDISEGRDGIYSNASTKNEFKNNRFSKLRYAVHYMYTNDSEVSGNFSDGNSIGYAIMFSERLKVKDNIAVNSRDQGLMLNYANHSEISGNVIDKADKCVFIYNANYNQISGNRFEGCKMGIHFTAAAEGNRFYGNSFVDNQSQVKYVGTRHIDWTDNGRGNYWSDNSAFDLDGDGIADTAYRPNGIIDQIVWRAPVARLLMNSPAVSIVKWAQSQFPAILPGGVTDSRPLMTPPQSETLKKYGNIKNKAV
- a CDS encoding ABC transporter ATP-binding protein, which encodes MSTPHVVLNAVSKQYGNRFAVQNIDLTLQAGECVGLAGHNGAGKSTVIKLILGLITPDGGSVMLLGENVSGKHAAEIRRQIGYLPETVALHPSLTGKETMDFYAKLKKQPLSRNIELLERVGIAQAAGRRVGTYSKGMRQRLALAQALLGMPKVLLFDEPTTGLDPASRQMFYEIVRELSTGGATVLLSTHALSELNGHADRIVVMKNGSKVADGSMGELQRQSGLPATVSVRLKRPAALPARWRCSDGLNYTAQCGVEEKAALLLELGDMANIGQIDMHTPTLDDMYAEFLKREDV